Proteins encoded by one window of Clostridium bornimense:
- a CDS encoding ribonuclease Z, which produces MIDLTLLGCGGGMPMPNRFLSALCISYKGRKILVDCGEGTQVSMRICNLGFKTIDVICISHIHGDHIVGLPGLLGTIGNSGRTDPLTIIGPIGITEAVKGLRVIANWLPYEINVIENPKDTVLACNDEIKIDTLEVEHSSPCIGYSFYLKRMAKFDVDRAIENGVPKQLWSKLQKTTEEIEFQGRIYTPDMIKGAERKGIKVSMITDTRPIDEIVPFIKDSDLFICEGTYGDDKDIEKAIKNKHMTFREAATLANKANVERLLLTHFSTAMDSPERHISNATAAFSNTIIGEDRLELHLSFKE; this is translated from the coding sequence GTGATAGATTTAACATTATTAGGCTGTGGTGGCGGTATGCCTATGCCCAATAGATTTTTATCAGCTCTATGTATTAGTTACAAGGGGAGAAAAATACTTGTAGATTGTGGTGAAGGTACTCAAGTTTCAATGAGAATATGTAATTTAGGTTTTAAAACTATAGATGTTATTTGTATTAGCCATATTCATGGTGATCATATTGTAGGATTGCCAGGATTACTTGGCACTATAGGTAATAGTGGGAGAACAGATCCATTAACAATTATCGGACCTATAGGAATAACAGAGGCAGTAAAAGGGTTAAGGGTTATAGCGAATTGGTTGCCTTATGAGATTAATGTGATAGAAAATCCAAAAGATACGGTATTAGCCTGTAATGATGAAATTAAAATAGATACATTGGAAGTGGAACATTCCTCACCATGTATAGGATATAGTTTTTATCTTAAAAGGATGGCAAAATTTGATGTAGATAGAGCTATAGAAAATGGAGTGCCTAAACAGTTGTGGTCTAAATTGCAAAAGACTACTGAAGAAATAGAGTTTCAAGGGAGAATATATACTCCGGATATGATTAAAGGAGCTGAAAGAAAAGGAATTAAAGTTTCTATGATAACAGATACACGACCAATAGATGAAATAGTACCATTTATTAAAGATAGTGATTTATTTATATGTGAAGGTACATATGGAGATGATAAAGATATAGAAAAGGCAATTAAGAATAAGCATATGACTTTCCGAGAAGCAGCGACTTTAGCAAATAAGGCTAATGTAGAAAGGCTATTATTAACCCATTTTAGTACTGCTATGGATTCTCCGGAAAGGCATATTAGTAATGCTACAGCAGCTTTTAGTAATACAATTATAGGCGAAGATAGGTTAGAACTTCATTTAAGCTTTAAAGAATAA
- a CDS encoding GNAT family N-acetyltransferase, translating into MEFRKAIKSDLDNIMIIIKEAQKYFKENNIDQWQDNYPNEKTILNDVNNETSYVLVKDDNIVATASISFEAEPTYNHIEGNWLTNDRYVVIHRVAVSNDYKGLRLSSTILDNAKALALKNNIHSIKIDTHKDNKAMQKVLLKNNFTYCGIIYLEDNSERIAFEKTF; encoded by the coding sequence ATGGAATTTAGAAAAGCTATAAAATCTGATCTTGATAATATAATGATTATTATAAAAGAAGCGCAAAAATATTTTAAAGAAAATAATATAGATCAATGGCAAGATAACTATCCTAATGAAAAAACTATTTTAAATGATGTAAATAATGAAACTTCTTATGTATTAGTTAAAGATGATAATATAGTTGCTACTGCGTCTATATCTTTTGAAGCAGAGCCAACCTACAATCATATTGAAGGAAATTGGCTTACTAATGATAGATATGTCGTTATTCATAGAGTGGCTGTATCTAATGATTATAAAGGATTGAGACTATCTTCAACTATTCTAGATAATGCCAAAGCTCTCGCTTTAAAAAACAATATTCATAGCATAAAAATAGATACCCACAAAGATAATAAAGCTATGCAAAAAGTTCTACTTAAAAATAACTTTACTTATTGTGGGATAATATATTTAGAAGATAATAGTGAACGAATAGCTTTTGAAAAAACATTTTAA
- a CDS encoding L,D-transpeptidase family protein, which yields MSSSTREGDEKTPAGIHSFGTGFGIAGNPGSNIGYRQVTVNDYWVDDSNFSYYNKWVNVTEVAKDWNSEEHLIDEQVAYKYGAVINYNTNCVPGAGSAIFLHCIKGNATGGCVAVPESTMIHLLQCMNSGTRIVIATNSSTIYNY from the coding sequence ATTTCTAGTAGTACCAGAGAAGGAGATGAAAAAACACCAGCTGGAATACATTCATTTGGAACTGGGTTTGGAATTGCAGGTAATCCAGGTAGTAATATAGGATATAGACAAGTTACTGTAAATGATTATTGGGTTGATGATAGTAATTTTTCATATTACAATAAATGGGTTAATGTAACAGAGGTCGCTAAGGATTGGAATTCGGAAGAACATTTGATAGATGAACAAGTAGCTTATAAATATGGTGCAGTAATTAATTATAATACTAATTGTGTGCCTGGAGCAGGGTCAGCGATTTTCTTACATTGTATAAAGGGAAATGCTACAGGTGGATGTGTAGCGGTTCCGGAAAGTACAATGATACATTTATTACAATGTATGAATAGTGGTACTAGAATAGTAATAGCTACTAATAGTAGTACTATTTATAATTATTAA
- a CDS encoding ABC transporter ATP-binding protein: MLKINNLDIFYGGIHALKKINLEVKQGEIVTLIGANGAGKTSTLRALSSLEKPKNGEIIFNGENITGMAPHKLVAKGISHVPEGRKIFANLSVMENLELGAYLRKDKKSIEEDYEMVFEKFPRLKERIKQNAGTLSGGEQQMLAIGRALMNRPKMLLLDEPSMGLAPLVVNDIFDTIVEINKAGTTILLVEQNANKALSIADRAYVLETGRITLQGTADELLHDDKVRAAYLGE, from the coding sequence ATGCTTAAAATAAATAACTTAGATATTTTTTACGGAGGTATCCACGCACTAAAAAAAATAAACTTAGAAGTAAAACAAGGTGAAATAGTAACTCTTATAGGCGCTAATGGTGCCGGTAAAACTTCTACTCTTAGAGCTCTTTCTTCATTAGAAAAGCCTAAAAATGGTGAGATAATATTTAATGGAGAAAATATAACAGGTATGGCACCTCACAAACTTGTTGCTAAAGGCATTAGTCATGTTCCGGAAGGTAGAAAAATCTTCGCAAACCTTTCTGTTATGGAAAATCTAGAACTTGGTGCTTACCTTAGAAAAGATAAAAAATCAATTGAAGAAGACTATGAAATGGTCTTTGAAAAGTTTCCAAGACTAAAAGAAAGAATCAAGCAAAATGCCGGAACTCTTTCCGGTGGTGAGCAACAAATGTTAGCTATCGGTCGTGCTTTAATGAATAGACCTAAAATGTTACTTCTTGATGAACCATCTATGGGATTAGCACCACTAGTAGTAAATGATATATTTGACACTATCGTAGAAATAAATAAAGCAGGTACTACAATACTTCTTGTAGAACAAAATGCTAATAAAGCTCTCTCTATTGCTGATAGAGCTTACGTACTTGAAACAGGACGTATAACACTACAAGGTACTGCTGATGAACTTTTACATGACGATAAGGTAAGAGCGGCTTATCTTGGAGAATAA
- a CDS encoding ABC transporter ATP-binding protein, translating into MLDVKDLTIKFGGLVAVSNFSLNIGEKEVVGLIGPNGAGKTTVFNMLTGVYAPTSGTISYLGEDIQGLKPYIITSKKIARTFQNIRLFSDLSVLDNVKISYDYKLKYNLLDSILRTPRFKREESNMDSEVKDLLKTFNLLDKCYEKASNLSYGEQRRLEIVRALATGPKLLLLDEPAAGMNPQETAELSDLIRWIRDTYDVSILLIEHDMKLVMGICDKITVLDYGKVIAAGSPDEIKNNPKVIEAYLGEEATVNA; encoded by the coding sequence ATGTTAGACGTAAAAGATCTTACAATAAAATTTGGTGGACTAGTTGCCGTATCTAACTTTTCTCTAAATATCGGTGAAAAAGAAGTTGTAGGCCTTATTGGTCCAAACGGTGCTGGAAAAACTACTGTTTTTAATATGTTAACAGGCGTATATGCTCCAACCTCCGGAACAATCTCCTACTTAGGAGAAGATATCCAAGGTTTAAAACCTTATATAATTACTTCAAAGAAAATAGCTAGAACTTTTCAAAATATAAGATTATTTTCTGATTTATCAGTTTTAGATAATGTAAAAATTTCTTATGATTATAAACTTAAATATAATTTACTAGATTCTATTTTAAGAACACCTAGATTTAAAAGAGAAGAATCTAACATGGATTCCGAAGTTAAAGATCTTCTTAAAACATTTAATCTTCTAGATAAATGTTATGAAAAAGCAAGTAATCTTTCCTACGGTGAACAACGTAGACTAGAAATAGTAAGAGCATTAGCTACCGGACCAAAACTTTTACTATTAGATGAACCAGCAGCTGGTATGAATCCACAAGAAACAGCTGAATTATCGGATTTAATAAGATGGATTCGTGATACTTATGATGTATCTATACTACTTATTGAGCATGATATGAAGCTAGTTATGGGCATATGCGATAAAATAACTGTACTTGATTATGGTAAGGTAATAGCTGCTGGTTCTCCAGATGAGATTAAGAATAATCCAAAAGTAATTGAAGCTTACCTAGGAGAGGAGGCCACAGTAAATGCTTAA
- a CDS encoding RNA-guided endonuclease InsQ/TnpB family protein → MLRAYKVEIKPTHKQIEKINQSIGVCRWLYNHYLFTNSQLYSQYKEGFIDKKESFISANDFDKYINNKVKCLEKYSWINNCGSKARKKAIQNAETAYKRFFNGQCKFPRFKKKKNDDIKLYFPKNNKGDWKVDRHRIMIPTLKNVRLKEYGYIPVGAKVISGTVSKKYNRYYVSVIIDTDWTIPSGEYTEGIGIDLGVKDLAICSNKQKFKNINKTQKIRKLEKKLKNEQKRLSRKYESLKLRNKNKKGDATRQNIQKQIVKVQSIHQRLTNIRTDYINKTIYEIVKQKPRYITIEDLNVNGMMKNRHLSKAVVQQKLYEFRNKLNYKCNLFGIELRIVDRFYPSSKLCNNCGSIKSDLKLKDRIYKCHCGYVEDRDYNASLNLKDAKIYKIA, encoded by the coding sequence TTGCTAAGAGCATATAAAGTAGAAATAAAGCCGACTCATAAGCAGATAGAAAAAATTAATCAAAGTATTGGTGTATGTAGATGGCTATATAATCATTATTTGTTCACAAACAGTCAGCTATATAGTCAATATAAAGAAGGTTTTATTGATAAAAAAGAATCATTTATCAGTGCTAATGATTTTGACAAGTACATTAATAATAAAGTTAAATGTTTAGAAAAATATAGCTGGATAAATAATTGTGGTTCTAAAGCAAGAAAAAAGGCAATTCAAAACGCTGAAACTGCATATAAAAGATTCTTTAACGGTCAATGTAAGTTTCCTAGATTTAAAAAGAAAAAGAATGACGATATTAAATTGTACTTTCCTAAAAATAATAAAGGCGATTGGAAAGTAGATAGACATAGAATCATGATACCTACACTGAAGAATGTTAGATTAAAGGAATATGGATATATTCCAGTAGGTGCAAAAGTTATAAGTGGTACTGTTTCTAAAAAGTATAATAGGTATTATGTATCAGTTATTATAGATACAGATTGGACTATTCCAAGTGGAGAGTATACCGAAGGTATAGGAATTGACTTAGGCGTTAAAGATTTGGCTATATGTAGCAATAAACAAAAATTTAAGAATATTAACAAAACACAAAAAATAAGAAAGTTAGAAAAGAAATTAAAAAATGAACAAAAAAGGCTTTCAAGGAAATATGAAAGTTTAAAATTAAGAAATAAGAATAAGAAAGGAGATGCTACTAGGCAAAATATTCAAAAACAAATAGTTAAAGTACAGAGTATTCATCAAAGACTTACTAATATTAGAACAGATTATATTAATAAAACAATTTATGAAATAGTTAAGCAAAAACCACGCTATATAACTATTGAAGACTTAAATGTAAATGGAATGATGAAGAACAGGCATTTATCCAAAGCAGTTGTTCAACAAAAGTTATATGAATTTAGAAATAAATTAAACTACAAATGCAACCTATTTGGTATTGAACTAAGAATAGTAGATAGATTTTACCCTTCAAGTAAACTATGTAATAACTGTGGTTCTATTAAAAGTGATTTAAAACTTAAAGATAGAATTTATAAGTGTCATTGTGGTTATGTTGAAGATAGAGACTATAATGCTAGTCTTAATTTAAAAGATGCTAAAATCTATAAAATAGCATAA
- a CDS encoding branched-chain amino acid ABC transporter permease codes for MKKYKKLITWVALIICAYLFFSFLISSGILNRYYSRILVSCCISVILAVSLNLITGFTGQLSLGHSGFMAIGAYTSAYLSTTTNIPFIVSIIIGALFATVIGFLVGLPTLKLKGDYFAIATLGICEIIRVLITNIDALGGARGLSSIPRETNFTLVYFAMVLTIVVIANIIHSSKGRSMIAIRENEIAAEAMGVNTTKYKIMAFLVSVFFAGIAGGLFAHQNGFIQPTAFNFLKSIEILTFVVLGGMGSISGSIIAAIVLTILPEALRSFADLRMIFYSLALIIVMIFRPKGLFGNMEITDVLKKFKKKSKAKE; via the coding sequence ATGAAAAAATATAAAAAACTCATTACTTGGGTTGCATTAATTATATGCGCATATTTATTTTTCAGTTTTCTTATATCTTCTGGAATTCTTAATAGATACTATTCAAGGATATTAGTTTCTTGTTGCATAAGTGTAATCTTAGCTGTTTCTCTAAACTTAATTACTGGATTTACAGGACAACTTAGCTTGGGCCATTCTGGCTTTATGGCAATTGGAGCTTACACTTCTGCCTACTTATCAACAACAACAAATATACCATTTATAGTTTCTATAATAATTGGTGCACTATTTGCAACAGTTATAGGTTTCCTAGTAGGGTTACCTACTCTTAAATTAAAAGGAGATTATTTTGCTATAGCAACTTTAGGTATATGTGAGATTATAAGAGTTTTAATAACAAATATCGATGCTCTTGGTGGTGCTAGAGGTTTGTCTAGTATCCCTCGTGAAACTAATTTTACTCTTGTATACTTTGCTATGGTGTTAACTATAGTTGTTATCGCTAATATCATTCATTCTTCTAAAGGTAGATCTATGATTGCTATTAGAGAAAATGAAATTGCTGCTGAAGCAATGGGTGTTAATACTACAAAATATAAAATAATGGCTTTTTTAGTTTCTGTTTTCTTTGCAGGAATTGCTGGTGGACTTTTCGCTCATCAAAATGGATTTATTCAACCAACAGCATTTAACTTCTTGAAATCAATTGAGATTTTAACTTTTGTAGTTCTTGGTGGTATGGGATCTATCTCTGGTTCTATCATTGCTGCTATTGTTCTAACTATATTACCAGAAGCACTTAGAAGCTTTGCTGACTTAAGAATGATTTTCTATTCTTTAGCATTGATAATTGTTATGATTTTTAGACCTAAGGGACTATTTGGTAACATGGAAATAACAGATGTACTTAAAAAATTTAAAAAGAAATCTAAAGCAAAGGAATGA
- a CDS encoding branched-chain amino acid ABC transporter permease codes for MELLQQLTNGLSLGSIYALIALGYTMVYGIINLINFAHGDIYMIGAFVGIFCGSTLKLPLIPTLLLSMLASALLGVLIEKVAYKPLRNSPRITLLITAIGVSLLLENGMVYLVGPDTKAFPKLLSTNVLNIGSLSIDTSKALTLVVSIILVILLQFIVFKTKIGKAMRASSYDIEAASLMGINVNTTISATFAIGSALAGAAGVLVSLAFNSVGPYMGVVPGLKAFIAAVLGGIGSIPGALIGGILIGLTETLTKAYISTTLSDAIVFGILIVILLVKPSGLLGKKSNEKV; via the coding sequence ATGGAACTATTGCAACAACTTACTAATGGTCTTTCACTAGGGTCTATTTATGCATTAATAGCCCTAGGTTATACCATGGTATATGGAATAATAAATTTAATTAACTTTGCCCATGGTGATATATACATGATTGGTGCCTTTGTAGGTATATTTTGTGGATCAACGCTAAAGCTTCCACTAATTCCAACATTATTATTATCAATGTTGGCATCTGCACTACTAGGAGTTTTAATTGAAAAAGTGGCTTATAAACCACTTAGAAACTCTCCTAGAATAACACTACTTATAACAGCCATAGGAGTATCTCTTCTTTTAGAGAATGGAATGGTATATTTAGTAGGGCCTGATACTAAAGCTTTTCCAAAATTATTAAGTACAAATGTTCTCAATATTGGTAGCCTATCAATTGACACATCAAAAGCTTTAACTTTAGTTGTATCAATTATCCTTGTAATTCTCCTTCAATTTATAGTGTTTAAAACTAAGATAGGTAAGGCAATGAGAGCTTCTTCTTATGATATAGAAGCTGCTTCTTTAATGGGTATCAATGTAAATACTACTATTTCCGCAACATTTGCCATTGGTTCTGCATTAGCTGGTGCAGCCGGTGTTCTAGTTTCTTTAGCTTTTAACTCTGTTGGTCCTTATATGGGTGTTGTACCTGGTCTTAAAGCATTTATAGCTGCTGTACTAGGTGGAATCGGAAGTATTCCTGGAGCACTTATAGGTGGTATTCTTATTGGATTAACAGAAACTCTTACAAAAGCATATATCTCAACTACACTATCTGATGCAATTGTATTTGGAATTCTAATAGTCATCTTACTAGTTAAACCATCTGGATTACTTGGTAAGAAATCTAATGAGAAAGTGTAG
- a CDS encoding ABC transporter substrate-binding protein produces the protein MKKKLLSMVVLATLSLTSLVGCGSQKSEDEILIGGIGPLTGDASSYGTSVKNGAELFIDEYNANGGFDGKKIKLLFEDDEADATKALNAYDKLVNKEEVSMIFGAVTSGSSTAIADRAKSDQIPMISPTATEPNITKKGGEYVFRGCYIDSLQGETLSKYATEDLSAKKASILYNVSSDYSKGIAETFKKKFEAAGGEVVSFDSYNSGDKDFSAQLTKIKNLNPDVLVLPDYYDTVGLITDQARTAGISAQFLGGDGWDSPKLFEIGGDSVEGAIFVNHYSPEDESEDVQNFVKSYKEKYNTDPDAFAALSYSTLQVLTNAIESAGSTDADAIKDALAKTDLDTITGHVTFDKNRNPIKSVSVIKIQDGKQTLVKKINP, from the coding sequence ATGAAGAAAAAGTTACTATCAATGGTAGTATTAGCTACCTTGTCATTAACATCTTTAGTTGGATGTGGATCGCAAAAATCTGAAGATGAAATTCTAATTGGGGGCATTGGACCATTAACAGGAGACGCTTCAAGTTATGGTACTTCAGTTAAAAATGGAGCAGAATTATTTATAGACGAGTATAACGCTAATGGTGGATTTGATGGCAAAAAAATCAAACTTCTTTTTGAAGATGATGAAGCTGATGCAACTAAAGCGCTTAATGCTTATGACAAGCTAGTAAATAAAGAAGAGGTTTCTATGATATTTGGCGCAGTTACTTCCGGTTCAAGTACTGCTATAGCAGATAGAGCAAAATCAGACCAGATACCAATGATTTCTCCAACAGCAACAGAACCTAATATAACTAAAAAAGGTGGAGAATACGTATTTAGAGGTTGTTATATAGATTCATTACAAGGTGAAACTTTATCTAAATATGCTACAGAAGATTTAAGTGCGAAAAAAGCTTCTATATTATATAACGTTTCTTCTGATTACTCTAAAGGAATCGCAGAGACTTTCAAGAAAAAATTTGAAGCTGCTGGTGGAGAAGTAGTATCTTTTGATTCTTATAACAGCGGTGATAAAGATTTCAGTGCTCAATTAACTAAAATTAAGAACTTAAATCCTGATGTTTTAGTATTACCTGATTACTACGATACTGTTGGACTTATTACTGATCAAGCAAGAACTGCTGGTATATCTGCTCAATTCCTTGGTGGTGACGGTTGGGATTCACCTAAGTTATTTGAAATTGGCGGAGATTCTGTAGAAGGTGCTATATTTGTTAATCACTACTCTCCAGAAGATGAGTCTGAAGATGTACAAAACTTCGTAAAATCTTATAAAGAAAAATATAATACCGATCCAGATGCATTTGCTGCTTTATCTTACAGTACTCTACAAGTATTAACAAATGCTATAGAATCTGCTGGTTCTACTGATGCTGATGCAATAAAAGATGCTCTTGCAAAAACTGACTTAGATACAATTACTGGTCATGTTACATTTGATAAAAATAGAAATCCAATAAAGAGTGTATCAGTAATAAAAATTCAAGATGGAAAACAAACATTAGTTAAGAAAATAAATCCATAA
- a CDS encoding ABC-ATPase domain-containing protein, which yields MRSSEELRKKLISIDGRGYKAYKDLEGQYKFKDYILSIDHVQGDPFASPSRVRVIVDQNVAKIPMELIDKKYKNIAVADYITREFYSNIYKKGERIFGSGKSGLISISKCTQEVLERTAIIIDREKIEARFYVGFPARGRSVLAKELEKIIYNVIPSIVESSLIYNNLNKNQLISKVKLSEDQQFIREKMKEEGLVAFVANGSILPRESGVSDKPLKSAIPFVSPKTLEVEFNTPNKGIIKGMGIKKGITIIVGGGYHGKSTLLKALEVGVYNHINGDGREFVITDDTAFKIRAEDGRAVTGDDISLFINNIPSGKDTKRFFTENASGSTSQAANIVEAIESGTNVLLIDEDTSATNFMMRDELMQKLVAKEQEPITPFIEVVKPLYSQKNISTIMVVGSSGDFFDVADCVIQMDNYEAKDVSEEAKRLMRGVVLSRIEERNLKINIDFSRKIKKGTIEAGHKGIKIKTFGKDGISINREDIDLRAVEQIVDGEQLNSIGSIMKWTEENIMDRNLKFGELVNLIIDTINERGLISMEKMKGGWGSLAMPRKQEIMAAYNRYRKLKI from the coding sequence ATGAGGAGTTCAGAAGAATTAAGAAAAAAATTAATTAGTATTGATGGAAGAGGATATAAGGCTTATAAGGATTTGGAAGGGCAATATAAGTTTAAAGATTATATTTTAAGTATAGATCATGTGCAAGGAGATCCATTTGCATCACCATCAAGAGTTAGGGTTATAGTAGATCAAAATGTAGCTAAAATACCGATGGAGCTTATTGATAAAAAATATAAGAATATAGCTGTTGCAGATTATATAACAAGAGAGTTTTACTCCAATATATATAAGAAAGGTGAAAGAATATTTGGATCTGGCAAGAGCGGGTTAATATCTATAAGTAAATGTACGCAAGAGGTTTTAGAGAGAACAGCTATAATTATAGATAGAGAGAAAATAGAAGCTAGATTTTATGTAGGGTTTCCTGCTAGAGGGAGAAGCGTACTTGCAAAGGAATTAGAAAAAATAATATACAATGTAATTCCTTCTATAGTAGAAAGTTCTTTAATATATAATAACTTAAATAAAAATCAACTTATTAGTAAAGTTAAATTAAGTGAAGATCAACAGTTTATAAGAGAAAAAATGAAAGAAGAAGGATTAGTAGCTTTTGTAGCCAATGGGTCCATATTACCAAGAGAGAGTGGAGTATCAGATAAACCTTTAAAGAGTGCAATACCTTTTGTATCACCAAAGACATTAGAGGTGGAATTTAATACACCTAATAAAGGTATTATAAAAGGTATGGGTATAAAAAAAGGAATAACAATTATAGTTGGTGGTGGATATCATGGTAAATCTACTTTACTTAAAGCTTTAGAAGTTGGAGTGTATAATCATATAAATGGTGATGGGAGAGAGTTTGTTATAACAGATGATACTGCATTTAAGATTAGAGCAGAAGATGGAAGAGCAGTAACTGGAGATGATATATCATTATTTATTAATAATATACCTAGCGGAAAGGATACAAAGAGGTTCTTTACGGAAAATGCTAGTGGTAGTACATCACAAGCGGCCAATATAGTTGAAGCTATAGAAAGTGGGACTAATGTATTATTAATTGATGAAGATACTTCCGCTACTAATTTTATGATGAGAGATGAATTAATGCAAAAGTTAGTAGCAAAAGAGCAAGAACCTATAACGCCATTTATAGAAGTTGTGAAACCTTTATATAGTCAAAAAAATATATCTACAATTATGGTAGTAGGAAGTTCAGGAGATTTTTTTGATGTGGCAGATTGTGTTATTCAAATGGATAACTATGAAGCTAAAGATGTAAGCGAAGAAGCTAAAAGGTTAATGAGAGGTGTAGTTTTATCAAGGATAGAAGAAAGAAATCTTAAGATAAATATAGATTTTAGCAGAAAGATAAAGAAAGGTACAATAGAAGCAGGTCATAAAGGAATAAAGATAAAAACCTTTGGTAAAGATGGTATAAGTATAAATAGAGAAGATATAGATTTAAGAGCAGTTGAGCAAATAGTAGATGGAGAACAATTGAATTCAATAGGATCTATTATGAAGTGGACTGAAGAAAATATTATGGATAGAAATTTAAAATTTGGTGAACTGGTAAACTTGATTATTGATACTATAAATGAGCGCGGATTAATATCTATGGAAAAAATGAAAGGTGGCTGGGGAAGTTTAGCTATGCCAAGGAAACAGGAGATAATGGCTGCTTATAATAGATATAGAAAATTAAAAATATGA